A stretch of Bacteroidales bacterium DNA encodes these proteins:
- the gldF gene encoding gliding motility-associated ABC transporter permease subunit GldF, translating to MYSLFIKEIKSFFNSLTGYIVIVVFLLINSLFMWVFKGPMNLPEGGYATIDTLFYIAPWVFLMLIPALTMRSFSEEKRSGTLDLLLTRPLSSVRIAIAKYSATLVLIILALLPTLIYYISIILLGNPVGNIDHAGTWGSYVGLLMLAAAYASIGIFCSSLTDNPVISFMVSAIISLFVCYGFEQISSLFSEGKAGSFFITLGIMDHYRSMSRGVIDTRDVVYFLALISIFMLMTKTSLEYRK from the coding sequence ATGTACTCGCTATTTATAAAGGAAATTAAAAGCTTTTTCAATTCTCTCACAGGATACATTGTAATAGTAGTTTTTCTTTTAATTAACAGCCTGTTCATGTGGGTATTCAAAGGCCCGATGAATTTACCGGAGGGAGGTTACGCAACCATTGACACGTTATTTTATATTGCACCGTGGGTGTTTCTGATGCTGATTCCGGCACTTACTATGAGAAGTTTTTCAGAGGAAAAGCGTTCGGGCACTCTTGATCTGCTTCTCACAAGGCCGCTTTCATCCGTCAGGATTGCTATTGCCAAGTATTCGGCCACCCTTGTTCTGATTATCCTTGCGCTTCTTCCGACTCTTATTTACTATATTTCGATAATCCTGCTGGGTAATCCGGTCGGCAATATTGATCATGCGGGAACATGGGGTTCCTATGTCGGTTTGTTGATGCTGGCTGCTGCCTATGCATCCATCGGCATTTTTTGCTCCTCACTTACTGATAACCCGGTTATTTCGTTTATGGTTTCGGCCATTATCAGTTTATTTGTCTGTTACGGGTTTGAACAGATTTCAAGCCTCTTTTCAGAAGGAAAAGCAGGAAGCTTTTTTATTACTCTTGGAATAATGGATCATTACCGGTCGATGAGCCGTGGAGTGATCGACACAAGAGATGTTGTGTATTTCCTGGCACTGATTTCGATATTTATGTTGATGACCAAAACCAGTCTGGAATACCGAAAATAG
- the dnaN gene encoding DNA polymerase III subunit beta gives MKFVVSSIDLLNHLQALSRVISSKNTLPILDNYLFKLDGKTLEVTASDLETTMVTTLELENTDGSGNIAIPAKLITDSLREFPDQPLTFTINNDSFAVTISSENGQFSVMGQHGDDFPQLPRIKPERTVSLKISAVSFVSGITSTLFATADDELRPVMNGIFMELSPSDITFVASDAHKLVRYKRTDVTSDAGASFILPKKPAALLKNLLSKGNEEVSIQFDDKNAFFSTPSFKVVCRLVEGNYPSYNSVIPTNNPNKLLIDRVKLLNTVRRVSVFSNQASNLIRMSLKGNRLTVSAQDIDFATSAVEELACQYNGDDLEIGFKSTFLVEILTNIQSSDVSIELSDASRAGLFIPFNKENESEDVLMLLMPMMINS, from the coding sequence ATGAAATTTGTAGTATCAAGCATTGATCTGTTGAACCATCTTCAGGCATTAAGCCGTGTGATCAGTTCGAAAAATACTCTACCGATACTCGACAATTATCTTTTCAAACTGGATGGAAAAACCCTTGAAGTGACTGCTTCGGACCTGGAAACTACAATGGTTACCACACTTGAACTCGAAAACACTGATGGTTCGGGCAACATAGCCATTCCTGCCAAACTGATTACGGATTCATTGCGTGAATTCCCTGATCAGCCACTGACATTCACAATCAATAATGATTCTTTTGCTGTAACCATCAGTTCCGAGAATGGCCAGTTTTCGGTAATGGGCCAGCACGGCGACGATTTTCCGCAGTTGCCACGCATAAAACCAGAGAGAACGGTTTCATTAAAGATTTCAGCCGTTTCATTTGTAAGCGGTATTACAAGCACTCTTTTCGCAACGGCAGATGATGAACTCAGGCCTGTCATGAACGGCATTTTCATGGAACTCAGTCCTTCAGACATTACCTTCGTAGCATCAGACGCTCATAAGCTGGTGCGTTACAAACGTACGGATGTAACTTCCGATGCAGGTGCTTCCTTTATTCTGCCCAAGAAACCTGCTGCCCTGTTGAAAAACCTGCTGTCAAAGGGAAATGAAGAAGTGAGCATCCAATTCGACGATAAAAATGCTTTCTTCTCAACACCTTCTTTTAAAGTGGTTTGCCGGCTTGTGGAAGGTAATTACCCAAGCTACAATTCGGTAATTCCAACCAACAATCCGAACAAACTGCTGATCGACAGGGTTAAATTGCTGAACACGGTTCGCCGCGTTTCCGTATTTTCAAACCAGGCCAGTAACCTGATCCGTATGTCGCTTAAAGGAAACAGGCTTACTGTATCGGCACAGGACATTGATTTTGCCACCTCTGCCGTAGAGGAACTTGCTTGCCAGTACAATGGCGATGATCTTGAAATCGGCTTCAAATCTACATTTCTTGTTGAGATTCTTACGAACATTCAATCATCGGATGTGTCAATCGAATTATCCGATGCATCGAGGGCAGGGCTTTTCATTCCCTTTAACAAGGAGAATGAAAGTGAAGATGTGCTGATGCTGCTGATGCCGATGATGATCAATTCGTAG
- the miaA gene encoding tRNA (adenosine(37)-N6)-dimethylallyltransferase MiaA: MKYQMIDSKYNLVTVLGPTASGKTAFAATLAHAAGGEIISADSRQVYRKMNIGTGKDYADYRVGDTMIAVHLLDIAEPGYKYSVYEFQRDFSKAFSQITSSGKLPVLCGGSGMYIEAATRNYRLDYVPENFALRQKLENKTLEELKAILGQMKTLHNKTDVDTKEHALRAIEIEDYYKQNASHDKTHQQLNTLFLGVIYDRQEERQRITERLDKRLNEGMVEEVDALLKSGISPDSLVYYGLEYRFITLYLTGKIDFDSMKNQLNTAIHQFSKRQRTWFRKMEREGCMINWLNGEWPMEDKLQKALDFLKS, from the coding sequence ATGAAATATCAGATGATTGACTCGAAATATAACCTGGTAACGGTGCTTGGTCCTACAGCAAGCGGAAAGACAGCGTTTGCAGCCACGCTTGCCCATGCGGCAGGAGGTGAAATCATCAGTGCCGACTCAAGGCAGGTTTACAGGAAGATGAATATTGGAACCGGTAAAGATTATGCCGATTACCGTGTGGGTGACACAATGATTGCCGTTCACCTGCTGGATATTGCTGAACCGGGTTATAAATACAGCGTATATGAATTTCAGCGTGACTTTTCAAAGGCTTTCTCACAGATAACCTCTTCGGGTAAGCTGCCTGTACTTTGCGGCGGCTCAGGAATGTACATCGAAGCAGCAACCCGGAATTACAGGCTTGATTATGTGCCTGAGAATTTTGCGTTGAGGCAGAAGCTCGAAAATAAAACGCTTGAAGAACTGAAAGCGATCCTCGGACAGATGAAGACCCTGCATAACAAAACCGATGTCGATACAAAGGAACATGCATTGCGGGCTATAGAAATAGAAGACTATTATAAACAAAATGCATCGCATGATAAAACACATCAGCAATTGAATACCCTGTTCCTCGGAGTGATTTACGACAGGCAGGAAGAAAGGCAGCGCATAACAGAACGGCTTGATAAAAGGCTGAATGAAGGGATGGTGGAAGAAGTGGATGCACTTCTTAAATCGGGGATTTCACCGGACTCACTGGTGTATTATGGATTGGAATACCGGTTCATTACACTGTACCTTACAGGCAAAATTGATTTTGATTCAATGAAAAATCAACTGAATACCGCTATTCATCAGTTCTCGAAAAGACAGCGAACCTGGTTCAGAAAAATGGAAAGGGAAGGATGCATGATCAACTGGCTCAACGGTGAATGGCCTATGGAAGACAAGTTACAGAAAGCGCTTGATTTTCTGAAAAGCTGA
- a CDS encoding toxin-antitoxin system YwqK family antitoxin, with protein MKTTFSIFAFVFALLMSCNTIVKKQDAKQAIAATDSVVDSNTVRTLKEYFSNGKIKTETEAKGNLRHGLTKNYDRDGRLLSQVNYVNNTREGMATNFYAVSGKVNSTLVYKNGIKEGDEIWYYEDGQQPYRVTPYVKGYANGIQKYYYEDGKIKAEVPVKNGNPGVGLKEYKPDGTLITEYPTLKITQKDFLRQANKIILQIELSDPSAQAKFYRGALDGGKYLSDQMLVLAIQNGISQVDFNVPPGSALNQKVVITANIKTKFGNPLIVSRTFTASAVNNN; from the coding sequence ATGAAAACAACTTTCAGCATTTTCGCATTTGTATTTGCATTGCTTATGTCATGCAATACTATCGTTAAAAAGCAGGATGCAAAACAGGCTATTGCAGCCACGGATTCAGTTGTGGATTCAAATACTGTAAGAACCCTTAAAGAATACTTCAGCAACGGGAAAATAAAGACGGAAACTGAAGCCAAAGGCAACCTTCGCCATGGTCTTACAAAAAACTACGACCGCGATGGCCGTTTACTCTCGCAGGTGAATTATGTAAACAACACCCGTGAGGGAATGGCGACGAACTTTTATGCCGTATCAGGTAAAGTGAATTCCACCCTTGTTTATAAGAATGGAATCAAAGAGGGTGATGAAATCTGGTATTATGAAGATGGTCAACAACCTTACAGGGTTACTCCTTATGTAAAAGGTTATGCCAACGGCATACAGAAGTATTATTATGAAGATGGCAAAATAAAAGCTGAAGTTCCTGTTAAAAACGGCAATCCGGGGGTTGGACTGAAGGAATACAAGCCTGATGGAACACTGATTACCGAATACCCCACCCTTAAAATCACACAAAAGGATTTTCTGAGACAGGCTAATAAAATAATTTTGCAGATTGAGCTTTCTGATCCTTCCGCACAGGCCAAGTTTTACAGGGGTGCTCTTGACGGCGGCAAATATTTGTCGGACCAGATGCTTGTACTGGCCATTCAAAACGGTATTTCACAGGTCGACTTCAATGTTCCCCCGGGATCGGCGCTGAATCAGAAAGTGGTAATAACGGCCAATATCAAAACAAAATTCGGGAATCCCCTGATTGTTTCACGTACCTTTACAGCAAGCGCCGTCAATAATAACTAA
- a CDS encoding YicC/YloC family endoribonuclease: protein MIQSMTGYGKSTYDLGDKTVIFEIKSLNSKQLDLYIRLPNGYREKEMDIRNEISSRIKRGKVEVNVSFEFREGKQATQINAAVVKDYYTQLKEIASEIGLSDHEPILQSILRMPEALNTDKQGVDPDESEKLMLSLKHAIDELDKYRSTEGAALASDISGRIGMIENYLQHIAPFENERTESIRNKLGNSLLDFIPQESIDKNRYEQELIYYLEKLDISEEKTRLKQHCKYFIEVMEESDQVGRKLGFVAQEIGREINTIGSKANHSGIQKLVVLMKDELEKIKEQLLNVL, encoded by the coding sequence ATGATACAATCGATGACAGGGTATGGGAAATCTACCTATGATTTGGGCGATAAAACAGTTATTTTCGAAATAAAATCCCTGAACAGCAAGCAGCTCGATTTATATATCAGGCTGCCCAACGGGTACAGGGAGAAGGAAATGGATATCCGCAATGAAATCTCCAGCCGGATCAAGCGCGGCAAAGTGGAAGTAAATGTTTCTTTTGAATTCCGTGAGGGAAAACAGGCGACGCAGATTAATGCCGCCGTTGTAAAAGATTACTACACTCAGCTTAAGGAAATTGCTTCAGAAATCGGACTGTCGGATCACGAGCCCATATTGCAGTCAATTTTGCGGATGCCTGAAGCCCTGAATACGGATAAGCAGGGAGTGGATCCTGATGAATCGGAAAAGCTTATGTTATCGTTGAAGCATGCCATCGACGAACTCGATAAATACAGGAGCACAGAAGGGGCAGCGCTTGCATCGGACATTTCAGGCCGGATTGGTATGATTGAAAATTACCTGCAGCACATAGCACCGTTTGAGAATGAAAGGACCGAATCAATCCGCAATAAATTAGGCAATTCGCTGCTTGATTTTATACCGCAGGAAAGCATTGATAAGAACCGGTATGAGCAGGAGCTAATCTATTACCTTGAAAAGCTGGATATTTCAGAAGAAAAAACACGCCTGAAACAGCATTGCAAATATTTCATCGAAGTAATGGAGGAATCGGACCAGGTAGGCCGCAAGCTCGGTTTTGTGGCACAGGAAATAGGCCGTGAAATTAATACAATAGGTTCAAAAGCCAATCATTCAGGCATTCAGAAACTGGTTGTCCTCATGAAGGATGAACTTGAAAAAATCAAGGAACAACTATTGAACGTGTTATAG
- a CDS encoding fumarylacetoacetate hydrolase family protein, which yields MKIICIGRNYVEHAKELNNPLPSKPVFFMKPDSALLLNNNPFFLPAFSNEIHYEAEIVLKISRLGKSIKKQFAHRYYEQAGVGIDFTARDLQDVCKKNGHPWEIAKAFDQSAVINKFVPIASVPDRNAINFRLEINGKNVQTGNTRDMIFSFDDIIEYVSNFITLKTGDLIFTGTPAGVGPVKIGDNLVASIEDQVVLDFHVR from the coding sequence ATGAAAATCATCTGCATCGGCCGCAACTATGTTGAACATGCGAAGGAGCTGAATAACCCTCTTCCGTCAAAGCCTGTTTTTTTCATGAAGCCTGATTCGGCGCTGCTGCTGAATAACAACCCGTTTTTTCTTCCGGCCTTCTCGAATGAGATCCATTACGAAGCTGAGATTGTGCTGAAAATAAGCCGGCTTGGAAAAAGCATCAAAAAGCAGTTCGCTCACCGCTATTATGAACAGGCCGGTGTGGGTATTGATTTCACAGCCCGGGACCTGCAAGACGTATGCAAAAAGAATGGCCATCCGTGGGAAATTGCAAAGGCTTTTGATCAGTCGGCTGTAATAAACAAATTTGTCCCTATAGCCTCCGTGCCAGACCGGAATGCAATTAATTTCAGACTGGAAATTAACGGGAAGAATGTCCAGACCGGAAATACTCGTGATATGATCTTTTCATTCGATGACATTATTGAATATGTATCAAACTTCATCACACTGAAGACAGGAGACCTTATATTTACTGGCACACCGGCCGGAGTAGGCCCGGTTAAAATCGGGGATAACCTTGTGGCATCCATTGAAGATCAGGTAGTACTGGATTTTCATGTGAGGTAA
- the gldG gene encoding gliding motility-associated ABC transporter substrate-binding protein GldG: MNKRIKNPVLRLLLTIAAIIAVAWLLSVKYYRFDLTSEKRYTLSPFTRETLKNLKNEVSITVYLTGDLNIPFYKMKQRLQETLDEFRVYAGKKLTYEFVNPFEGKDSKETDKFLNSLVDKGLKPTNILDNDKEGGSSEKVIIPGALVHYKNVEIPVNLLKNNPGSGAEQNINSSIESFEFEFMRVISSLAADSTERVAFLEGQGEFNEYQVKDITNELGWNFQVDRGKINGRPGVLDQYKAVIIAGPTQAFNEKDKFVLDQYVMKGGKLLWFIDMVDASLDSISGGNPKVALIRSLNIEDLLFRYGVRINPVLVQDVQCATVPVNVALMGNAPDFRPAPWLYSPLLTAPVNNPVTRNLTMIKAEFAGSIDTIEARKGIKKTALLRTSQYSREVAAPVMITLDEVRLTPRQQDFTRSFIPLAVLLEGSFESAFKNRMTGSLFPDTTVDVIGNGKPSSMLVVADADMIRNEIKPTPKGIMVAPLGFDRFTSRTYGNKDFIVNAVHYMTGHRGLINLRSREIAIRLLDKAKLKTERKKWVVINILVPPLVVILAGLIYTWLRKKKFSRL; this comes from the coding sequence ATGAACAAGAGAATAAAAAACCCGGTATTAAGGCTGTTGCTTACTATTGCTGCAATAATTGCAGTAGCCTGGCTGCTGTCTGTTAAATATTACCGTTTCGACCTTACATCGGAAAAGAGATATACACTTTCACCCTTTACCCGTGAAACACTGAAGAACCTGAAAAATGAAGTCAGTATTACGGTTTACCTTACCGGAGACCTTAATATCCCGTTCTATAAGATGAAACAAAGGCTGCAGGAAACCCTGGATGAATTCAGGGTGTATGCAGGTAAAAAGCTGACCTATGAGTTTGTTAATCCCTTTGAAGGAAAAGACTCAAAGGAAACGGATAAATTCCTCAATTCACTGGTTGATAAGGGATTGAAGCCTACAAACATTCTGGATAACGACAAAGAAGGCGGATCTTCTGAGAAGGTTATCATTCCCGGAGCGCTTGTACACTATAAAAACGTTGAAATTCCGGTTAACCTGCTCAAGAATAACCCCGGATCAGGTGCCGAGCAAAACATCAATAGTTCAATCGAAAGCTTTGAATTCGAATTCATGAGGGTTATCAGTTCCCTTGCAGCAGATTCCACTGAAAGAGTGGCATTTCTTGAAGGACAGGGAGAATTCAATGAATACCAGGTTAAAGATATTACCAATGAATTAGGCTGGAACTTTCAGGTAGACAGAGGAAAAATCAATGGCAGGCCTGGAGTGCTTGATCAGTACAAGGCAGTGATCATCGCCGGTCCGACGCAGGCGTTTAATGAAAAGGACAAGTTTGTACTGGACCAGTATGTGATGAAGGGCGGAAAGCTGTTATGGTTCATTGATATGGTTGATGCCAGCCTTGACAGTATAAGTGGCGGAAATCCGAAAGTAGCGCTTATCAGGAGCCTGAACATTGAGGATTTGTTGTTCCGGTATGGAGTAAGGATCAACCCGGTGCTGGTGCAGGATGTTCAATGTGCAACAGTTCCTGTGAATGTGGCTCTTATGGGCAATGCACCTGATTTCAGACCTGCTCCGTGGCTATATTCACCATTACTCACAGCGCCTGTAAATAATCCGGTAACCCGTAATCTCACCATGATAAAAGCTGAGTTTGCCGGGTCAATTGACACCATTGAAGCCCGGAAAGGAATTAAGAAAACGGCGCTTCTGCGAACATCTCAATATTCAAGGGAAGTGGCTGCCCCTGTGATGATCACGCTGGATGAGGTAAGGCTAACGCCCAGGCAACAGGATTTCACAAGGAGTTTTATTCCTCTTGCCGTATTGCTAGAAGGGTCATTTGAATCGGCTTTTAAAAACAGGATGACCGGCTCATTGTTCCCGGATACTACTGTGGATGTCATTGGTAACGGGAAACCTTCGTCGATGCTTGTTGTAGCCGATGCCGACATGATCAGGAACGAAATAAAGCCTACTCCCAAAGGTATAATGGTTGCCCCGCTTGGCTTTGACCGGTTCACTTCAAGGACCTATGGAAACAAGGACTTCATTGTTAATGCTGTTCACTATATGACAGGACACAGGGGATTGATTAACCTGCGTTCGAGGGAAATTGCCATCCGGTTGCTGGATAAGGCAAAGCTGAAAACCGAAAGGAAAAAGTGGGTGGTTATCAATATCTTAGTGCCTCCGCTTGTTGTTATATTAGCCGGTTTGATTTATACGTGGTTGAGAAAAAAGAAATTTTCACGGTTATAA
- the smpB gene encoding SsrA-binding protein SmpB: protein MPAIEIKNKKAWHEYEILDKFVAGIVLTGTEIKSIRAGKASLVDSYCYFSEGELYVKGMHITEYDFGNIFNHFPKRDRKLLLTKRELKKLQKNVKEKGLTIVTLKIFIADTSYAKLEIALARGKKEYDKREDLKKKDATRIMDRMMKH, encoded by the coding sequence ATGCCTGCAATAGAAATAAAAAACAAGAAGGCCTGGCATGAGTATGAGATACTCGACAAATTTGTCGCCGGTATCGTGCTTACAGGTACAGAAATAAAATCCATCAGGGCCGGTAAAGCCAGTCTTGTGGATTCATACTGCTATTTCAGTGAGGGTGAGCTGTATGTGAAAGGCATGCATATTACCGAATATGATTTCGGCAATATTTTCAATCATTTTCCGAAACGCGACAGGAAACTGCTTCTTACAAAAAGGGAACTTAAAAAACTTCAGAAAAACGTCAAAGAAAAAGGGCTTACTATTGTTACCCTTAAAATATTTATCGCCGACACAAGTTATGCAAAACTTGAAATCGCCCTTGCACGAGGCAAGAAAGAGTATGATAAACGCGAAGACCTTAAAAAGAAGGATGCAACCCGTATAATGGACCGGATGATGAAACACTGA
- the rlmD gene encoding 23S rRNA (uracil(1939)-C(5))-methyltransferase RlmD: protein MSRSKTKPLLEAVLITDVAAEGKALGHLNGMVVFVTQCVPGDIVDVQVIRKRKRFMEGYPVKFHKYSENRSKPFCTHFGVCGGCKWQHLPYAEQVAYKQRQVKDMLERIGRVNPGTVLPALGSEKQTGYRNKLEYTFSNNRWLTTAEIQSGDHGIERRGLGFHIPGRFDKVLDIRECYLQPEPSNRIREFVKQYALDHSLEFFDLINQQGLLRNLTIRNNLKGEVMVIVSFFKREMEPINKLLNELSQNFPEIASLMYVINGKANDTLNDLTVELFNGADHLIEEMEDLKFRISPKSFFQTNTAQAHRLYSVVRDFAALNGSETVYDLYTGTGTIALFLAKHSRHITGIEYVDEAIADAKINADLNQIANASFFAGDIRAILTPGFISAQGHPDVIITDPPRNGMHADVVKAISEAAPSRIVYVSCNPATQARDIEMLSDRYTVLKSQPVDMFPFTHHVENVALLSLKNG, encoded by the coding sequence ATGAGCCGATCGAAGACCAAACCGTTGCTTGAAGCGGTTTTAATAACCGACGTGGCTGCTGAGGGCAAGGCTCTCGGGCATCTTAACGGAATGGTTGTTTTTGTCACCCAGTGTGTGCCGGGAGACATTGTAGATGTGCAGGTTATCCGCAAACGGAAACGCTTTATGGAAGGATACCCTGTCAAATTCCACAAATATTCTGAAAACCGAAGTAAACCGTTCTGCACTCATTTCGGGGTTTGCGGAGGCTGTAAGTGGCAGCACCTGCCGTATGCTGAACAGGTTGCCTACAAACAAAGACAGGTGAAAGATATGCTCGAAAGGATAGGCAGGGTTAATCCTGGCACTGTCTTACCGGCGTTGGGATCAGAAAAGCAGACGGGTTACAGGAACAAACTGGAATATACCTTTTCAAATAACAGGTGGCTTACAACAGCTGAGATACAATCAGGAGATCACGGTATTGAGAGAAGAGGACTGGGCTTCCATATCCCCGGTAGATTCGATAAAGTTCTTGACATCAGGGAATGTTATCTGCAACCGGAACCTTCAAACCGCATCCGTGAGTTTGTTAAGCAATACGCCCTGGATCATTCTCTTGAATTTTTCGACCTGATCAATCAGCAGGGTTTGTTGCGAAATCTCACAATACGCAATAATCTTAAGGGTGAGGTGATGGTCATCGTTTCATTTTTCAAAAGGGAAATGGAACCGATAAACAAATTGCTGAACGAACTCTCGCAGAACTTTCCCGAAATCGCTTCGCTCATGTATGTGATTAACGGAAAAGCCAATGACACACTGAACGACCTTACAGTGGAACTTTTCAATGGTGCTGATCACCTCATCGAGGAGATGGAGGATCTTAAATTCAGGATATCTCCCAAATCATTCTTCCAAACCAATACCGCGCAGGCTCACCGGCTTTATTCCGTTGTCCGTGATTTTGCAGCATTAAACGGCAGCGAGACCGTTTACGATTTATATACCGGAACCGGCACCATTGCCCTGTTTCTGGCTAAACACAGCCGGCATATAACCGGAATTGAATACGTGGATGAGGCTATTGCCGATGCAAAAATCAATGCTGACCTGAACCAGATCGCGAATGCATCCTTTTTTGCCGGCGACATACGGGCCATTCTTACACCGGGGTTTATAAGCGCACAGGGCCATCCGGATGTTATAATAACCGATCCTCCCAGGAACGGAATGCATGCCGATGTGGTTAAAGCGATTTCTGAGGCTGCACCGTCAAGAATTGTTTATGTAAGCTGTAACCCTGCCACTCAGGCTCGTGATATTGAGATGCTTTCAGACAGGTATACCGTGTTGAAAAGTCAGCCCGTGGACATGTTCCCATTTACACACCATGTGGAAAACGTAGCCTTGCTAAGCCTGAAAAACGGTTGA
- a CDS encoding 3'-5' exonuclease, with product MNLNLKNPLIFFDLETTGIDVAVDRIVEISYLKIYPNGDEESKTMKINPTVPIPPKSTAIHGITDDDVKFSPKFSEVAKSLANTFEGCDFAGYNSNKFDLPLLAEEFLRAGTDIDLKKRKFVDIQVIFHKREQRTLSAAYKFYCEKELINAHSAEADTYATYEILKAQLDRYTDLPNDVDELSKYSCQNQNVDFLGRIIYNEQGQEIFNFGKYKGQIVEEIFRKDQGYYGWMMNGQFPLHTKNVLTAIKLRSAFGKSPSLR from the coding sequence ATGAACCTCAATTTAAAAAATCCGCTGATTTTCTTTGATCTGGAAACTACAGGGATTGATGTGGCCGTAGACCGGATTGTTGAAATTTCGTACCTCAAGATATATCCGAACGGGGATGAGGAATCGAAAACAATGAAAATTAATCCTACTGTTCCCATTCCACCGAAGTCCACTGCCATTCATGGGATTACTGATGATGATGTAAAGTTTTCTCCGAAGTTTAGTGAAGTAGCCAAATCGCTTGCCAATACTTTTGAAGGATGCGATTTTGCCGGATATAATTCTAATAAGTTCGATCTGCCCCTATTGGCTGAGGAGTTTTTGAGGGCCGGAACGGATATCGATCTAAAAAAGAGAAAATTTGTGGATATCCAGGTCATCTTTCACAAGCGGGAACAGCGCACATTAAGCGCAGCGTATAAGTTTTACTGTGAAAAGGAACTGATAAACGCTCACTCGGCCGAAGCGGACACCTATGCCACGTATGAGATACTGAAAGCCCAGCTCGACCGGTATACCGATCTCCCGAACGATGTTGATGAATTGTCAAAATATTCCTGCCAGAACCAGAATGTGGATTTCCTGGGCAGGATCATTTACAATGAACAGGGCCAGGAAATCTTCAATTTTGGAAAATACAAAGGCCAGATTGTTGAGGAGATCTTTAGAAAAGACCAGGGATATTACGGATGGATGATGAACGGCCAGTTTCCGCTTCATACCAAAAACGTTCTCACGGCTATTAAGCTGCGGAGTGCGTTTGGAAAAAGTCCGTCATTGCGATGA
- the gmk gene encoding guanylate kinase — translation MTGKVIIISAPSGAGKTTIVRHLLGIEEFRLAFSVSACTRPPRDGEINGRDYYFISPDQFKAKIDDGSFIEWEEVYKNSYYGTLKSEVERIWNNNQHVLFDVDVMGGVNLKQKFGNDALAVFVMPPSIEVLKERLEKRGTETAEKITNRIHKASLEIKFARKFDITVENDILEKALKETENLVRNFLKNE, via the coding sequence ATGACAGGAAAAGTCATCATTATTTCAGCACCTTCGGGGGCCGGCAAAACAACCATCGTGAGGCACCTGCTCGGCATAGAGGAGTTCAGACTTGCCTTTTCGGTTTCGGCATGCACAAGGCCTCCGCGTGACGGAGAAATCAATGGCCGCGATTATTATTTTATTTCACCCGATCAGTTCAAAGCAAAGATTGATGACGGCTCATTTATTGAATGGGAAGAGGTATATAAGAACAGTTACTATGGAACGCTTAAATCGGAAGTTGAGCGGATATGGAATAACAATCAGCATGTTCTTTTTGACGTAGACGTTATGGGTGGTGTCAATCTCAAGCAAAAATTCGGAAACGATGCCCTGGCTGTTTTTGTCATGCCACCATCAATTGAAGTACTGAAGGAACGCCTTGAAAAACGGGGAACGGAGACTGCTGAGAAAATCACAAACCGTATCCATAAAGCCAGCCTTGAAATCAAGTTTGCGCGCAAGTTTGATATAACAGTTGAAAACGACATCCTTGAGAAGGCGCTGAAGGAAACTGAAAACCTTGTACGAAATTTTCTGAAGAACGAATAG